One stretch of Podospora pseudoanserina strain CBS 124.78 chromosome 4, whole genome shotgun sequence DNA includes these proteins:
- a CDS encoding hypothetical protein (EggNog:ENOG503Q0KY): MKLLPVFAVSLLGSTAQAGLFSRAPGGGFFGGSFGFGFGSGNNGNNNNNVDGPGSDGEFNTAVDGPGPNGENFDPTAAGPGFNGGGGGYGGGYGGGYNGSGRGQSWRSRWRGRFRGGSSNGNGNGNGQGQAGNGQGGENGAGDAQQPPQPKNVLMKIGNTILPPGGQCTFDDLTQEPILLFPQGALNRTYLAVGLSMSLNISSFAAFDPTSLVAAAQLSLTYLQSGLRLRDFENPVLTSETNPLVPFMMVNGGNGTGQVMMITMLYTQPQPLVIEEGVQIGLAEIAGSETGEGRGGFDLQGFLEGCGVTSGVVGSGLVMVNETINGNAGAGAGGEAGAGASAGADASATAGATATATAGADASATAGAGAGAAGNATAGAGAEAGAAGNATAGAGADANAGAGAAAGGEQVTTIITTGADGQVATLTSTIAAAGAGATAGADASANATAGAGAGADANAGASAGASAGAGTDAAVTVITTTDAAGSVATLTSTLAGGAAGAGAGAVTVITATDAAGAVATVTSTLAGGDADVAANATAGAGAGADANAGAGTDAAATVSAGAGANAGADANTSAGANVGAAASANASAGASAGAGAGADANAGAGAGATATAGADAAATATAGAGAGAEAGAGAGADANAGAGAAANATATADAGAGAGAAATIATISTTDAAGQPTVITTTVAPGVLPNPGVVGTGDAGAGAGAGAGANATAGASRALTTLTQEVTITVTDEANVAVTSTITFVSTIMVADTTGAGAGCEATPEPVTVTVTVTAGAEAGASATAGAGADSGSESGSGSGSGSGSGSGSGNGSGSGSGSDPGCDVCDQINGGDNKDNNGNGNGNDNGNGRGNDNGNDNGNGNGDGNGDDEPCDICDSVNGGGDNDNKDNKDNKDNNDNKGGSNGSGSGNAGSDDNRDGGRNGGDSGSDNKEPCDICESIHGGDNKDGKDRGDSGSGSDRGSTDDGRENKDDKDRDGNNRDYGSGGSRGGSGDDDQNDRENKDNKDGMDGMDKGNKDNKDKNNKDKDNGNGDDRGSSGSGSDSPCQRPGGDCNNMGGGRGNSTSTGGTDSKDNKDNKDNKDNKDNKDNKDNKDNKDNKDNKDNKDNKDNKDNMGNGGNRDGQNGENNNGEGKDPNSPCSTCSEGGSQTTTDAGSNGDDDNNRRPAPTSTASGGGEGKDGKGSNGGTGPITSSMTDNTPSPTNADTAGSAPTSVFKLTVIYPIDATTSAGNGTIPAGAAAQAGMNDSPSVETAAATALGAESTDLASSSSSGPAIVVVGSGAMKEAHPGAVSALLLGGVAVVFFVFL, encoded by the exons ATGAAACTGCTGCCCGTTTTTGCCGTCTCCCTCTTGGGCTCTACAGCCCAAGCAGGGCTTTTCTCTCGTGCCCCGGGAGGTGGGTTCTTTGGTGGGAGCTTTGGATTTGGGTTTGGAAGTGGCAACAATGGCAACAATAACAATAATGTCGACGGCCCTGGTTCAGATGGCGAATTCAACACAGCTGTTGACGGCCCTGGTCCAAACGGGGAGAACTTTGACCCTACCGCTGCCGGTCCTGGGTTtaatggtggtggcggtggttaTGGGGGTGGATATGGAGGAGGGTACAACGGCAGTGGAAGAGGTCAAAGCTGGAGGAgtagatggagagggagattcCGTGGCGGATCCAGCAATGGAAatggcaacggcaacggtcAAGGACAAGCCGGCAACGGACAAGGTGGTGAAAATGGCGCTGGCGATGCCCAGCAGCCGCCCCAACCAAAGAATGTCCTCATGAAAATCGGGAATACTATCCTCCCGCCCGGAGGGCAATGCACCTTTGACG ATCTCACTCAAGAACCAatcctcctttttcctcAGGGAGCCCTCAACAGAACTTACCTCGCCGTTGGTCTCTCCATGTCTCTTAATATCTCCTCCTTTGCAGCCTTCGATCCCACTTCGCTCGTTGCAGCAGCACAGTTGTCCTTGACGTACCTCCAGTCGGGGCTGAGACTGCGGGATTTTGAGAACCCGGTGTTGACGTCGGAGACGAACCCACTGGTGCCGTTTATGATGGTCAATGGGGGGAATGGGACGGggcaggtgatgatgattacTATGCTGTATACCCAGCCTCAGCCGTTGGttattgaggagggggttcagATTGGTTTGGCGGAGATTGCGGGGAGtgagacgggggaggggagggggggatttgACTTGCAGggctttttggaggggtgtggTGTTACGAGTGGGGTTGTGGGgagtgggttggtgatggttaATGAGACGATTAATGGGAATGCTGGAGCGGGAGCAGGGGGTgaggctggtgctggtgccagtgctggtgctgatgctTCTGCCACTGCTGGGGCTACGGCTACAGCTACAGCTGGGGCTGATGCTTCTGCCACTGCTGGAGCCGGggccggtgctgctggtaACGCAactgctggggctggggccGAGGCTGGAGCAGCTGGCAATGCtactgctggtgctggtgccgaTGCGAATGCCGGGGCTGGCGCTGCTGCCGGAGGAGAACAAGTCACcacaatcatcaccaccggtgCCGACGGTCAGGTGGCTACTCTCACATCTACCATCGCTGCTGCCGGAGCGGGTGCCACTGCTGGAGCTGATGCCTCTGCCAATGCTACAGCTGGTGCAGGTGCAGGTGCTGATGCCAACGCTGGTGCCAGTGCCGGTGCCAGCGCAGGAGCTGGGACAGATGCCGCGGTGAcagtcatcaccaccactgatGCCGCCGGCTCGGTAGCAACCCTCACTTCCAccttggctggtggtgctgctggagccGGAGCAGGAGCTGTCACAGTCATCACAGCAActgatgctgctggagcCGTCGCAACTGTCACTTCTACTCTCGCTGGGGGTGACGCCGATGTTGCCGCCAATGCTACTGCCGGAGCAGGAGCCGGGGCTGATGCCAATGCCGGAGCTGGGACGGACGCAGCAGCAACTGTCAGCGCCGGAGCCGGTGCCAACGCAGGAGCTGATGCTAACACCAGTGCTGGTGCTAATGTCGGAGCGGCAGCCAGTGCAAATGCTAGTGCTGGGGCTTCTGCGGGTGCGGGTGCGGGCGCTGATGCGaatgctggtgctggtgctggtgctacTGCCACTGCTGGAGCAGATGCTGCCGCTACCGCTACtgcaggtgctggtgccGGAGCGGAAgccggggccggggccggggccgATGCAAATGCCGGTgccggagcagcagcaaacgcCACCGCTACCGCCGATGCTGGCGCTGgtgcaggagcagcagcaacaatcGCCACCATCAGCACAACCGACGCCGCCGGGCAACCTACCGTCATCACCACTACCGTTGCCCCTGGtgtcctccccaacccgggggttgttggcactggagatgctggtgctggtgctggtgctggggcAGGTGCTAACGCTACGGCGGGGGCATCAAGGGCTCTTACGACGCTCACGCAGGAGGTTACCATCACTGTTACTGACGAGGCGAACGTGGCGGTTACGTCTACGATTACGTTTGTGTCGACGATTATGGTCGCTGATACTacgggagcaggagcaggatgTGAGGCTACTCCTGAGCCGGTTACGGTGACGGTTACTGTTACTGCTGGGGCGGAGGCGGGGGCGAGTGCTactgctggtgctggagctGATTCTGGGTCGGAGTCGGGATCTGGGTCTGGATCTGGTAGTGGTTCTGGATCAGGATCTGGCAACGGGTCGGGCTCAGGGTCAGGATCGGACCCTGGCTGTGATGTTTGTGACCAGATCAACGGTGGTGATAATAAAGACAACAACGGCAATGGTAACGGAAATGACAATGGAAACGGTAGAGGAAACGACAACGGAAACGATAACGGTAACGGCAATGGGGATGGAaacggtgatgatgagccCTGCGATATTTGCGACAGCGTGAATGGCGGTGGGGATAATGACAACAAGGAtaacaaggacaacaaggacaacaacgacaacaaggGCGGTTCTaacggctccggctccggcaaCGCCGGCTCTGACGATAACAGAGACGGTGGGCGCAATGGTGGTGACTCGGGATCTGACAACAAGGAGCCATGCGATATCTGCGAGAGCATCCACGGTGGTGACAACAAGGACGGAAAGGACAGGGGCGACTCTGGTTCTGGTTCAGATCGTGGCAGCACCGATGATGGTCGTGAGAATAAGGATGATAAGGACCGAGATGGCAACAACCGTGACTATGGATCTGGTGGCTCTCGAGGGGgctctggtgatgatgaccagAACGACCGTGAGAACAAGGACAATAAGGATGGCATGGACGGTATGGACAAGGGCAATAAGGATAACAAGGACAAGAATaacaaggacaaggataACGGCAACGGCGACGATAGAGGCAGCTCTGGGTCCGGCTCTGATAGCCCGTGCCAGCGCCCGGGAGGCGACTGCAACAACATGGGCGGTGGCCGCGGAAACAGCACATCCACTGGCGGCACTGACTCCAAagacaacaaggacaacaaggacaacaaggacaacaaggacaacaaggacaacaaggacaacaaggacaacaaggacaacaaggacaacaaggacaacaaggacaacaaggacaaTAAGGATAATATGGGCAACGGAGGCAATCGCGACGGCCAAAACGGAGAGAACAACAACGGCGAGGGCAAAGACCCCAACAGCCCATGCAGCACCTGCAGCGAAGGCGGCTCGCAGACCACAACAGACGCCGGATCcaacggcgacgacgacaacaacaggcGTCCTGCGCCCACGTCAACGGCATctggtgggggtgagggaaaAGACGGTAAAGGTAGCAACGGCGGAACAGGTCCGATAACCTCCTCCATGACTGATAACACTCCTTCCCCGACGAATGCTGACACGGCTGGCAGCGCACCAACATCAGTATTCAAACTGACGGTAATATACCCGATCGATGCCACGACGTCGGCTGGGAACGGAACGATACCTGCTGGTGCTGCGGCTCAGGCAGGGATGAACGACTCGCCCAGCGTTGAAACGGCTGCCGCCACCGCTTTGGGGGCCGAGAGCACCGATTTAGCTTCTTCTAGTAGCTCTGGGCCGGCgattgtggttgttgggagtgGAGCGATGAAGGAGGCTCATCCTGGGGCTGTTTCGGCGTTGCTTCTTGGGGGGGTTGCGGTTGTTTTCTTTGTATTTTTGTAG